Sequence from the Metasolibacillus fluoroglycofenilyticus genome:
TACGAGGAATTTAAAGCTAAAGGAATTACCGTTGGTGATTTAATTACCATTCCAGCAGGCAAATTATTTAATTTTGCAGATGATGAAAATAATTATTTTGCCCTAATTGAAAAGCGTTATAAACTACCCCTTGATGATTGACATGTAACCAAAAGGTGTTATATATTTATAACACCTTTTGGTTATACTTTTTCAAAAAAGGAGTTAGAATAATGACAAAGGATATTGTTAAAACGGTTTTACTAAACGCACCAATTACGAAAGTATGGGATATTGTATCGACCTCTGAAGGTATTAGCGCATGGTTCATGCCAAATGATTTTCAAGCTATTGAAGGGTATCATTTTACAATTCAATCCCCCTTCGGTCCTTCACCATGTAAAGTAGAAAAAGTGGAAGCCCCACATTTTTTGCGATTTGCTTGGGATGAGGATGGCTGGTATGTAATATTTGAGCTGAAAGAAGTTGATGGGCAAACTGAATTTACGTTAACACATGGCGGTTGGAAAGAAGGCGGTCACATTATTCCAAAGGCGAATTTACCTGTTGATGCAGTGCGGAAGAATATGGATGGTGGCTGGACAGCGATTGTTGGTAAAAAATTAAAAGAGGTAGTAGAGGCTTAATGGCACAAACTGCCGAGAAATATGATGTATTCCAAGCCATTGCAGACCCAACAAGACGTCAAATTTTGCAATTGCTGGCGCATGGTAACCAGCCGATTACTAATATTTCCGCACAATTTGCCATAAGCCGCACAGCCGTTGTAAAACATTTAACTGTACTTGAGCAAGCACAGCTCGTAGCTGCCGAAAAAAAAGGACGAGAAAAAATATATACGCTTCATGTAGAGCGCTTAAAGGAAGTCGAGGATTGGCTACAATACTTTGAGCTGTTTTGGGATAATAAACTACTGCAACTGCAGCGTCTAGTAGAAGAATAATTAGAGCTGTCTTTAAAATGGAAAGCGAGCAATTCACTTTCCCGTATTTTAATTTCAAAGGAGGGCGGCTAAACTTAGTGCTTCTTACATTTTCAAAGAAAACTCTTACAAATATTTTACCAAAGCACCATTTTAAACGTTAAAAGAGCTGGCGACTGCACGGCTCTTTTAACGCTCCCCTATCGCTGTTTTTTATCCACTACAACGTGCTCAAACTTCGTGCCTGAAGGGTTGACATCAAATGCTTTACCAAAACCAACAACGTAACGCCCTTCTACCGGTGTCAAAGAGAACAGTGAGAAGTCTAATGTTTTTAGGAGGGACATAATTTGATTGCCATGCGTATTTGAAAAGGCTTCAAAAATTGTCTCATGCCCCTCATTTCCTAAATTTTCTGGCGTACACTTAAAGCGTAATCGCTCTGTTGCAAAATGATTATGTGTACTAGCTTCATCTGCAATTAGCAGCATATCGACAACTTTACTATTTTCAATAAAGCGATAGTGGTCTGCTATACGACTAATATAAATATAGAAAGTATCGCCTATTTTCACGACAGGTGAATTGCTAATAAAAGGCTCGCCCTCGTCATTTAACATGCTCATGACACAAGTTTTTCTGCCTTCAATAAAATGTAGATAGTTTTCTTTTTCCTTTTCAATATTAATTGGCTTCATTTTTATTCCTCCTTATTTGACAGCGCTTACTAAATGAATGCGCGGCGCTTGATCCCAAGCAACATACTCTACTTCTGATTCCATTTTGTATACTTCACGTATCATGCAAGTTGTCATAACTTCCTTTGGGTTGCCGATACATTTACAGCAGCCCTCTTGTATAACAATAATTTTATCGCTATAAGCCGCGGCCTGGTTTAAATCATGCAATACCATAACAACCGTCATCCCCATATCTTGATTTAATTCACGCACAAGCTGTAATACTTCATGCTGATGCGAAATATCTAAATAAGTTGTTGGCTCATCAAGCAATAGTATTTGAGGTCTTTGTGCTAAAGCCATCGCAATCCAAGCTCGCTGTGATTCACCGCCTGATAGTGCAGAAATCGGACGATCTTTATAATGCAATAAATGCGTCTTCTCTAAAGACCAGTGCACAATTTGCATATCCTCATCGTTTAAACGCTCAAACCACTTTTTATGCGGGTAACGCCCATAGCTTACTAAATTTTCAACTGTAATATCATTCGGTGCTTGGTTTCGCTGACTAAGCATACATAGTTTTTTAGCTATTTCCTTTGAGCTCATCGATTTCATATTTGTATTATTTAATGTAATCTGTCCTCGGTCATATGGATGCATGCGCGCAATCGATTTTAACAACGTCGACTTCCCTGACCCATTCGGTCCGATAATGGAGACAATTTCCCCGTCTGTTACTTGAAAGGAAAAATCTTTTACTACCTGCTTTTGCTCATAACGAATGCATACATTATCAACTGCTAGCATTAGAACGCCCTCCTACGCATTAAATATAAGAAATATGGACCGCCAATTACTGCCATTAAAATACCGGCTGGAATATCTAAAGGGGCAAATAATGTGCGTCCGCCAGTATCAGCTAATAGCAAGACAAGTGCCCCTAACAGCATACTCATCGGTAACATATATTTATAATCTGAGCCAACAAGGATACGAGCCATATGTGGCACGATTAGCCCAACAAAGCCTATCATCCCAATAGCTGCTACAGAAATGGCAGCTAAAAAAACAGCCAGCAATGATAATACGATGCGGATACGTGTGACATTTTCCCCTAAATTGATTGCTACTTGGTCACCCAAGCGGATAATATTCGCTTTACGAATGGCAAAAATGGATAAAATCCAGCCTACTAAGGCATATGGATAAATCATCAGCAAGGCGCCATTGCCTTTAGCTGCTAAGCTACCATTTAACCATTGCACTGCAGACGGCAATCTATCACTATATATAATAGAAAGAAAGCCGACAATTCCCCCACACAAAGCATTCACTGCTACACCTGATAAAATGATGGTAATTGGTGTGATGCCTGTACGACGCCACGCTAATAAATAAACAATAAAAGCAGCAATGACACCACCAATAAAGGCAGCAATCGGAACTAAGTATGTGTATTCTGGATAAACGAGCATAATGACTAGTACACAGGCTGCCGCACCTGCCGTTACACCTGTTAATCCAGGGTCTGCTAGTGGATTTCCCATCACCGCTTGTAGCAATGCACCTGAAATCGCAATATTAGCACCTATAATTAATGCTAGTAATACACGTGGTAAACGAATATCAAAAATAATCGTATGATATTTTGCTTCACCTGATGTTGTAAATAATGTTGATAATATATCTGGTACTGCTATTCGTACACTACCTAAACCGATTGCAATTACGGCAAAAAGCAGTAAGCAGCACAAGGTAATGATAATAATCGCACGACTTTTGGCTGTACTTACCATGTTGCCTCAAACTCCTTTTACTTATTTAACAAAATAATCTGCCACTTTCGTTAATGCATTTTCTACATTCATAATCGAAGTTACACCGAATATGCTGTAATCTAAAATATGAATTTGCTCATTTTTATAAGCGGATAGCTTTGTCCAAGCATCATTTTTCGCTACTTCTTCCTTGAACATTTCCTCACTAGCCCCATGGTCGCCAGAAGCTAATACTAAAATAACATCTGGGTCATATACAACAATATCTTCTAAGTTGACAGCCGAATATGTCGATTCTACTTTTAATTCTGTTGTTGCAATATTCTCTGCACCTAAACGTTTTACTAAGCTACCTAAATAAGAATTTTCACTCATCACCATAAACGAATCAGATGTACCAATCATTAATAATACGCGAGGTAACTCCTTACCTTCTGCTAGTTTCATTAATTCATTTTCCTTATCAAGAATGGAGCTAAGTACTTCATTCATTTTCTCCTCTTGCCCTAAGTATGTGCCTAATACCTTAAAACTTAATTTCAAATCCTCAAATGAATCTGTCGGCAAGTAGGCTGTCGTTAAATTAAGCCCCTCTAAGCTTTTATCTAGCGAAGATTGCAATGATTTCGCACCAATTAATAAATCTGTTTCTAAATTCGTAATTACCTCTAAATCTGGCGCCATCGGTGAACCGATTTGTGCTATATGATTAAATGCTTCTGGAATTGGATTTGTAGAAGTTGGTACGCCAACTGGCTCTACATCTAACAGGTGTAGCATTTCAGTTAACGGCACAGATGTTACGACAATGCGCTCGGGCTTTTCTGCTGGTAAAGCTGCTAATAGCTCTTGGAATTTCGCCTCATCAACCCCGTCATTTTCTAACGTTAGCCCTTCATCTTCAACCTGCTCCTCATTCTCTGTTTCAGTCGCTGCTTGTTCTTGCTCATTTGCTACAGCATCCTCTTTTTCAACTGGCTCTACCTCTTTTTCAGCACATGCGACTAATAAAAGTACGGCAAACATAAATACAACCATTATTTTTTTCAACTCAAAATCCCCCACTTAATTAATAATGAAAATCATTATCAATTATATTTCAAAACGTATGATTGTCAATATGAATTTTAAAAAGAATATTTTTTACGAACGCTCTCCTATGCTAAAATGACTTTACGCAAAGCAATAAAGGAATGAAATAAATGAAGAAAAAAATCCATATTATCGGTAGTGTCGGAAGCGGAAAATCAACTTTGGCAAGGCTGCTGGCAAGCAAATATGATATGTGCTATATCGAGCTAGATAATATCGTGTGGGAGCGCCATCCTGATGGGGATATACGCCGCTCAAATGAAGCAATTTCTCAACTAATTCAGCAAGTGGCGAGTCAAAATAAATGGGTTACAGAAGGCGCACATTATCAGCATTGGGTAACACCGCTTTTCGGACAGGCAGACTATATTATTCACTTACAGCCCCCTTATTTTACAAGGCTATGGCGCATTCATAAACGATTTTTCAAGCAAGTTTTAAGGCTAGAAAAATCGAATTATAAACCTACGTTGAGCATCCTACGCAATATGTATAAGTGGAATAAATCGTATGAAAAAACAGGTCAGTGGAAAATTAAAGAGCAATTACAGCCATTTCACGATAAAGTTGTAACGGTAAAATCACAAAAGGAGATGGAAAGGTTTATATATCAACTAGAGGGAGTAGTAGGATGAATTATCATATAGCAATTTCATTGAAGAAGAACGAAAAATTTTCAACCTTTTTACAGGAGAAAATTAGAGAATTTAATAATCAGCATTCCGTACACCATAAAGCAATAAGAAAAAAAGAAGCGATACAGCCACTTAATATTATCGTATCAGACGACGATAAGAATTGGATTGGTGGTTTAAATGCAGAGGTTTATTGGAATTGGTTAGAAATTAATAATTTTTGGTTTCATGAAAATTATAGAGGCGAGGGCTTAGGCGGAAACCTTCTTTCCCAAGCCGAGGAAATCGCGAAAGAGATGGGGGCAACGAAAGTACTTTTAACCACTTTTGAATTTCAAGCGCGCACATTTTATGAAATGAAAGGCTATCAAGTTGTTGGTGAAATTAAAGATTATCCCCCTGGAAGCGTCTACTACACAATGGTGAAAACGCTTATTTAACTTATTTTCCGTAAATATACAAAAAAGCCACCTCAATTTGTGATGTTCTGTAACACACAAATCAAGAGGGCTCGATAAAACACAACCCTAAATAGGCTAATTTAAGGTTGTGTTTATATATTATTTGGATTGTGTATACTCAATTCACAATCCTACTTTGTCACTCACAAACCTCAGGCGTGCTCTCGCGCCCTGCTGCACGGAAAGATGTGCCACAGCCGCATGATGCAAGGGCGTTTGGATTATCGATGGTGAAGCCACCACCCATAAGTGATTGTTTAAAATCGATTTTCGTTCCTTGTAAAATGCCTGCATCTTCCTTTGATACGACGATTTGTAAGCCATATTGCTCATCTAAAAAATCGTCCTCATGCTGTTCTGTATCAAAGGCCATTCCGTATGAAAGACCGCTACAACCGCCACCTTTAACCGCGACGCGCAAATAAGAGCCTTCTTCCTCATTATGTGTCATCATTTCCTTCACCTGAAACGCTGCCGCCTCTGTCAATTCAACAACTTGTTTTGTACTCATCACAGTCACCTTCTTTCTTACTCCTATCATATCAAGAGCGCCTCAATGTGCCAACAAAACTGTTTGTATTTCGACTTATTTCATACTTTCTTCTTAAATAAAAGTGTTATAATAATACTATGTATATAAATGAGGGGCGTGAATATTTGATGAAAATCTCACCTTTTTACGAGAAAAAAGTAGATTGTTTGCATTGTAAAAAAAGTTTTCCTACTTTTAAAATACGAACGAAATTTATTAAAGTCAAATCAACTGAATCCGACTTTCAGCCTATTTATGAGGATGACAATGTAAATGCGCTTTACTATAATGTTTTTGTTTGTGAGCATTGTGGATTTTCCTTTACAGAAGACTATTCAAAGTACTTTGCACCGGGTGTGTCTGAGCAAATAAATGAACAAATATCAAGTAAATGGGTACACCAATCCTTTAAAGGCGAACGCACTGTTTTTCAAGCAATTCAAGCATATAAGCTTGCTTGGCTTAGTGCTACAATCAAAAAAGAGCGCTTTGTCACAGTAGCTGGGCTGACACTTCGTTTAGCTTGGCTCTACCGGTCATTAAACAATAAAGAGCAAGAAGAGCGCTTTTTACATGTGGCACGCGATCAGTATATGGAATCTTATTCTACTGAGGATTATGCCAATACACAAATGTCTGGCGTAAGAATTATGTATATGGTTGGTGAGCTGTCACGCCGAATAGGTGATTTCGAAATGGCAACACGCTTCTTTTCAAAGGTTATTGAAAGCCAACGTGTTGGTGGTGAAGCAAGGCTTGTTGACATGGCTAAGGAGCAATGGGAAATTATTCGCGAGGAGCGAGCAAAACAGTAAAGGGGTCGTCTGAAAAGTCATTTTTGAGACGACTTCTTTGCGACGTGTAACCGAGTTTAGTGCTGAAAGCGAAGCGACAGGTACAAGCATTTAAGATAGAAGCAGGGGCTGTACGAAAAGATATACACTTTTCGTACAGCCCCTTTCTTATGAATTAGCGACAGCGCAAACATAGCGCTGTCGAGACAATCTAAACCCTTTTCAATTTTAAAGAACTATTTATATTTTCCGCATAATAAATCCGTTAAAAATTTAATATACCGATTGCATCTAAAAAGACAATAATAATAGCAATTGGTGCTACATATTTAATCGCTATGAGCCATATGGCAAATAACCTCTTGGCATAGCTTGCCCCATCACTAATTTCTGCTAGCAATGTGTTTCGAGGTATAGCAAAACCCGCGAAAATAGCAATTAATAACGCCCCTAATGGCATTAAAATATTGGAGACAAGATAATCCGCTGCATCGAATATTGTCTTATCAAAAATCGTAAAATCACTTAGCATACCGTAGGATAACGCTGAAGGAATACCAACGATAAAAATCAGCAGACCTGTAATCCATGTCGTGCTTTTTCGTTTTTTTCTATCTTGCTTTGTTACTGCTGCCACAATAATTTCTAGCATCGAAAATGCAGAAGTTAGTGTAGCAAATAGGAAAAGAATTAAAAAGACTAATAAGAAAAATGTCCCAAACGGCATTTGATTGAAAACAGCTGGTAGCACGACGAATAATAAACCAGGCCCCTCAGTCGGCTCAAAGCCAAAGGAAAAGACAGCCGGGAAAATAGCAAGCCCTGCTAATAGTGAAATAAATAAATTCATCAGCACGATTGTTAATGCTGATTTTGGTAAGTCCTCGTTTTTCGATAAATAAGAGCTATACGTTACCATTACAGAAACACCTACACTAATTGAGAAAAACGATTGCCCAAGTGCAAATAAAATTGTTTTCGAGCTCATATTTGAAAAATCCGGATATAAGAAAAAGTGAAGACCTTCTCCAACACCATCTAATGTTAATGAGCGAATAATTAAAATAAGGAAAGAAATAAATAATGCAGGCATCATAATTTTACCTGCTCGCTCAATTCCTTGTTGAACCCCTTTTGCCACGACGAAAATGGTAATTGCCATAAAAATAAATTGGAATAAAATTGCGTAGAGAGGATTCGCAATAAAATCATTAAATAGCGGCGCATATGCAGTTTCAGAAAGTCCAGATAAATTTCCAATTACCGCTTGAACCATGTAAAGAATAATCCAACCACCAACAACACTATAAAATGATAGCAAAATAAAGCATGTAATCATGCCGAGTATTCCAACAAAATGCCATTTTGAATTAGGTGCGAATGTTAAATAAGCTGAAACTGCATCCCTTTGCGAGCCACGACCAATGGCAAACTCCGCTAATAGGATTGGCAGCCCAACGAAAAGCGTAAAAATTAAAAAAATGAGGAAAAATGCTCCTCCACCGGAAACTCCAGCGATATAAGGGAATTTCCAAATAGCTCCCAGCCCTATTGCAGAGCCGGCAGTTGCTAAAATAAATCCTAGTCTCGATGTCCATTGTTCTTGCTGTTGACCCATAAATAAACTCCTTTATAAAAAACATACCTACTTATTATACACGATATTCAAACAAAAAAAGTGGCGTTTGGATGCAAATTGCTTCCAATGCCACTTTTTCAGGTAAGCTATATTAGAATACTTGCTCTACTTCAACAATTCCCGGTACTTCCTCTAATAATGCACGTTCAATACCAGCTTTTAATGTAATTGTAGAACTTGGACAGCTACCGCATGCACCTAGTAAACGTAATTTTACGATACCTTCTTCAATATCTACTAATTCACAATCCCCACCGTCACGTAATAAGAACGGACGTAATTTATCTAAAACTTCCTGTACTTGTTCGCGTTGTTCTAATTCTGTCATTTTTCTCGACTCCTTTCATTAAAATCATTATAATGTGAAGGAGAGAAAAAAGCCAATATTGTATTACGAAAGGTTGGATTTTATATGACAGCATCTAAAGCAGTAATCGAAATATACGGAGCAGATATTATTTGTGCGAGCTGTGTCAATGCACCTTCTTCTAAAGACACATATGAATGGCTACAAGCAGCTATTGATCGCAAATATCCGAATCAACCATTTACAATTCGCTATATTGATATTGAAGGCGATTTAGGCGATAAACGTGATATCGACTATGCAAATCGCATTCAAGAGGATGAATTTTTCTATCCGCTCGTTTTAATTAATGACGAAGTCGTTGGCGAAGGCTATATCCAAATTAAGCCTGTTTACGCCGCACTCGAAAAACTAGGCTACACATCGGAATAAAAGTTTAGATGTTCAGTCGTACAGTTGCTAGCTAGTTAAACGCTTTTATCGGTATTGAAATAAAGTGAAGCTTCAATCAATCGGGTTTTTACGGGCAGTTGATCTCCCACTTATCCTTAAGCCGATTTTCACTTAAGTCTTGAAGTGAGAGTCTTACTGCCCGTTAATGCGGGATAAAATGTTGACTTGGCAAGACTTCCTTTGAAAGTGTGATAAACACTGGCTTTAACTATGCTTACCTTAAGTAAGGAAGATACGATGAAAACCTTCTTTTAATGCGTTACCACAACAAAAGACTTTAAATCAACTGTTTTTAACTTCTCAAAAAGAAGCAAGCCCTTTTTCAACCATCCTCACTTCAAACTAACAGCAAAAAGGAAAGCGACGCCCCAGCCTGCTTTCCTTTTTGCCTTAATTGTTTTGACGCTTATACATCCAAAGCAAGCCTGATTTCATTAAACGAGCAATACGCCCGGTTACTGTTGTATCTGCTAAATGAACAAAGCCTTGTTTCTTCCCTAGCGAGCCCATAAAGCCCTTTAGTTTAATTTCTGGCATCGTTGCTGGTAGCGGTTCATTATTCCAACGATGGCGTAATACCTTTACAATACGCTCTCCTTGCTCCTCTGCAAGCTGTGCTGTTGGCGGTAAATCAGATGAAGCGCAGTCTCCAACAACAAAAACATGTTCATCATTTAGTAATGTAAAGTAGTTTGTGACAATTGGGCGACCGAATTTATCTTTCTCCACTTCCATGTCTCGTACAATTTTCACAGGCTGCACCCCTGCTGTCCAAACAACAGCATCTACTTCGATTACTTGATCATGATTATAAAGATGATTTTCTTCAACCTTTGTAATATTCGATTCAGCGATTACTTCAACATTATGTTTAATAAACCATGATTTCACATAATTACTTAGCTTTTCAGGAAAATCTCGTAAAATACGTGTTGAACGGTCAAATAATTTAATATTTAAGTCTGCACGGCTTTCACGTAGTTCACTAGCTAATTCAATACCTGACAAACCTGCGCCTACTATAGCTACCGTTGAGCCTGGTGGTAAGCCACATAGCTTTTCAAATGTTGTTCGCGATTTAGCAATTGTTTGAATGCTGAATGTGTGCTCCTTGGCACCAGGTACTCCGTGATATTTATCTTCACAGCCAAGCCCAATTACTAAATCATCATATTTTACTTCTTGACCGCCCTCCAAATAAACCGTTTTATCCTCTCGGTCAATGCGAATAACTTCACCAAAAATAGTTTTTAAGCGCGGATGCTCTGGGAAGGCTACACGAATCTCTTTATCCGTCGAAGTCCCTGCTGCAAGTGCATAAAATTCTGTTTTTAAGCTGTGGAATGATGTGCGGTCAATTAAAGTAATTTCGGTATCTTGTGGGAAATTATTCGGTAATAGGCGTAGCAGTATACGCATATTTCCATAGCCCCCACCTAATAGTACTAATTTTCTCATATGCTGAGCTCCTTTTACTTATTTTCATTAAAACAGAGTACCCATTTCTCCCCCTCAGTAGAAATGGCGTGCCCCCTTTCCTTCATCCAGCAAATGCCCAAATACCTACTGAACTAAAAGAATGCCTCTGGCAGTTGTCACAAATTTTTCAAAAATGTTAGCCGAGGCGAAATTGATATAAGATTAACTATTCAATAAGAGTATAGCTCATTGTGATATGTTTCACAATATGTTCCGAAACATTTTGTGAAACATTTCACAAAATATGTTGTTTGACGTAATTACTAAAAAAAAGTAGCATACAATTGTGAGGTGACTTGTAGTGAATCCAATGGTTGAATTTTGTATTAGCAATTTAGCAAACGGCGCACAAGAAACATTTGAGGTGCTTGAAAAAGACCCCAATATTGATGTTCTTGAATATGGCTGCCTAAGCTTTTGCACAAAATGCTCTGAATGCTTTTATGCGCTTGTCAATGGAGAGCTTGTTGAGGCTGACACACCTAGCGAGTTGACTCAAAAAATATATGCTTATATTGAAGAAAACCCTCTTTGGTAATAAATAAGAGGCCTAAAATTCAGTGTTTTTAATGATGCTGTTCGAAAACACTGAGGTGTCTTTGTGGTTATGGAGGTATGGACTTTATTTATTTATTTTAAAATGGCTATTCTTTCAATAAAACACAAACAAAACGTCCAAAAAGCAGTGCTATGCACGCTTTTTGGACGCTCTTTATTATTTCATCTGTTTTAACACTTCTTCTTTAATAAATGGCTCTGGACTATAAAAGTCTGGTGACTTAATAATCTTTCCATCTTCACGACATTTCGCGTATTTATTGCCATTCTCATCTGTGAAAAGCTTCGACATATTTGCGCCTTGTACAATATCAAAAACGGGCTCAATATCTACTCCGATTTCTACTGCCGAACCGAATGAAAAATATAATTGGTCTGCTAAAGCATCTGCTTGGGCAATTACTTTTTCTTCAGTGCTTTGAGGAAACTCGCCATTTAATGATTTTTCATATGCCTTTTGAATACCAGCTAAAAAATACTCGTAGCTTGCCGCAAACTCCTCCTTCGTTGAACAAGAAGCTGCAATAAACTCAATCGCCTCCTCGGCTGTCCAAACGCTACGGTTAATTGCTCGCTCTCGCTCCATTGGCACAAGCTGCTCTGGTGCAGGGTGTTTAAACGCGATATGAAAGTCGCGAACATGATTTTGTAATTTGTTTGCAAATTGTTTCATAAAAACTTCTACTCCTCTTTCAATATAATTCTAATCATACACGAA
This genomic interval carries:
- a CDS encoding YuzB family protein, with the translated sequence MNPMVEFCISNLANGAQETFEVLEKDPNIDVLEYGCLSFCTKCSECFYALVNGELVEADTPSELTQKIYAYIEENPLW